A portion of the Flavobacterium limnophilum genome contains these proteins:
- a CDS encoding RagB/SusD family nutrient uptake outer membrane protein — translation MKKIYYVLAIAVFSFVSCEDFLNTEPINKVSIKQYYTDEKGLTEALAGVYDPLGSDALYGQNIFIGYNACTDEGYLARTAQSTEVQQLSVNNINPTNSEIANLWAACYIGINRANDLIANINLPTMDETKRDVILGEALFLRGYYNFLLVTNFGDIPMKLIPTTNPNDVYTPATPAKDVYEQILKDMTAAEAKVATSTSYGYSSRVSKTVVQGILARVCLQMAGFPLNDSGKYADALAWTKKVQDSGEHALNTSFNAALNVTTGTVKFTNNAYSQIFINAVQDIYDIKETMWEIEFKGDRTDGYLETGRLGISNGITMTSVNFTPTIGYSYGFIRGTARLYKAYKTGDLRRDWALTPFTYNNTTGAKVAITSTTGYGRDCAKWRREFDPNTNKNKNYGNTNFPVLRYADVLLMLAESENQVNGPTATAYDAVNKVRRRGFGLNINVASSVADLPAGLSKTDFQLAIENERMLELCFEGTRHMDLIRWGKYVSTMNSIGNEIATNGGNQAYGGLGGKNVTERNLLYPIPSLELSINHELKQNPLWMN, via the coding sequence ATGAAAAAGATATATTATGTATTGGCAATAGCAGTATTTAGTTTTGTTTCGTGTGAAGATTTTCTAAATACCGAACCCATAAATAAAGTGTCCATCAAACAATATTACACTGATGAAAAAGGACTAACCGAAGCATTGGCAGGTGTATATGACCCACTGGGATCAGATGCCTTATATGGACAAAATATATTTATAGGATACAATGCTTGCACGGACGAAGGTTATTTGGCACGAACCGCACAATCTACTGAAGTACAACAACTTTCCGTAAACAATATCAACCCAACAAATTCGGAAATAGCTAATTTATGGGCAGCTTGTTACATAGGTATAAATCGTGCAAACGATTTGATTGCCAATATCAATCTGCCAACAATGGACGAAACCAAAAGAGATGTAATTTTAGGAGAAGCATTATTCTTGAGAGGCTATTACAACTTTCTGTTGGTAACCAACTTTGGTGACATTCCAATGAAATTAATCCCTACAACTAATCCAAATGATGTATATACTCCAGCAACTCCGGCCAAGGACGTGTATGAACAAATTTTGAAAGACATGACTGCGGCTGAGGCCAAAGTGGCTACCTCAACTTCGTATGGCTATTCCAGTCGAGTTTCCAAAACGGTGGTGCAAGGAATCTTGGCTAGAGTTTGCTTGCAAATGGCCGGTTTTCCATTAAATGACTCTGGAAAATATGCCGATGCTTTAGCTTGGACAAAAAAAGTACAAGACTCTGGAGAACATGCTTTAAACACCAGCTTCAATGCTGCATTAAACGTTACCACTGGAACTGTTAAATTTACGAATAATGCCTACAGCCAAATTTTTATTAATGCAGTCCAGGATATTTATGACATCAAAGAAACGATGTGGGAAATTGAATTCAAAGGCGATAGAACCGATGGTTATTTAGAAACCGGTCGTCTCGGAATTTCAAATGGAATTACAATGACAAGTGTGAATTTCACTCCGACTATTGGATATAGTTACGGATTCATAAGAGGCACGGCACGACTATACAAAGCCTATAAAACAGGTGATTTACGTCGCGATTGGGCATTAACCCCATTTACTTACAACAATACTACTGGTGCAAAAGTGGCAATAACCTCAACAACGGGATATGGAAGAGATTGCGCAAAGTGGCGAAGAGAATTTGATCCAAATACCAATAAAAACAAAAACTATGGCAACACAAACTTCCCGGTATTACGCTATGCCGATGTGCTGTTAATGCTTGCCGAATCGGAAAACCAAGTAAACGGACCTACCGCCACAGCTTATGATGCCGTCAATAAAGTCCGAAGAAGAGGTTTTGGCCTAAATATTAATGTAGCCAGTTCGGTGGCTGATTTGCCTGCCGGTTTATCAAAAACTGATTTTCAATTGGCCATAGAAAATGAAAGAATGCTGGAACTATGCTTTGAAGGAACACGTCACATGGACTTAATCCGTTGGGGAAAATACGTTAGCACCATGAATTCTATCGGTAACGAAATTGCAACTAATGGTGGGAATCAAGCCTATGGAGGTCTAGGAGGAAAAAACGTAACCGAGCGTAATTTACTGTATCCAATTCCTTCTTTGGAATTATCAATAAACCATGAGTTAAAACAAAATCCTCTTTGGATGAACTAA
- a CDS encoding hybrid sensor histidine kinase/response regulator transcription factor, producing MKFKHLSLEEGLSQSSVICVLQDHKGFLWFGTRDGLNRYDGYTFKKYRYNSQDSGSLSNSYIRFLYEDEYNNLWVGTNNGLNKYIADKDSFKRYSQNLGKTQNESANEIWSIVSYNKDYLWLGTGFGLKKFDTKKGTFSRYDIIDNKKKDSNDVTRNLLKTSDGALWICTNTGVDFYDPKRKIKIHYSNIRNGANSIPIEFPIIYQDNDKNLWLGHRGGLALLNKKKNVFEQFVLPSGSVLNIVAEVRTIQQDYLGNLWVGTYNGLYIMNSNKSSIVHTLHDENNPYSLSQNSVYKIFEDSQANIWVGTYAGGINFYDRSYDLFKNFSAGTNNSKLNYKVVSSIIEDPDQNLWIGTEGGGINFLNRKTGLFNYYKHNDNDPNSLSTDNVKSIIQTKSGNFWIGTHDGGLNFLNPKQKPLQFKKYTSIAGDNRSLSNNRIISLFEDYKNNIWIGTSGGGINVLENDSKSITRIQDPSEYIGAIIFSITKTSDNNVLLIAGNKGLAKVNCTTRKMTPIHYKVKKDLYNTSATLYAYEDANKNLWIATEGDGLYYYNTASKKSSKYGIPQGLPNEVIYGILADDYNNLWISTNHGLSRFNFTSHQFKNFDVSDGLLGNEFNYGSFLKLKNGNLMFGGENGINFFNPNSIVENAFIPPVYIASILVNNKPFLEKNEAENEIELKYNQNDFSFNFVALSYSQPNKNQYAYKLEGFDKDWIYIGNKKSATYTNIDAGDYVFKVKASNSDGLWNEKGDSINVRILPAPWRTWWAYLIYLMLFIAALLVIRKYSLLRIHEKNELKQERLEKEKIEEINQLKLQLFTNISHDFRTPLTLIIGPLERMLAKKMGNAFIQEQHETMHRNASVLLQLVNQLLDFRKSESGKLQLKASKNNIVPFVENIKLSFEELAKEKQIKYSFQASSQDIEVWFDTINLKKVIYNLLSNAFKFTPNGGEISIALSTTVANNKRGNPTNFLELVIRDSGKGIPQKNLKYIFDRFYRLEEDENVRSGTGTGIGLALAKNIVKLHKGIIKAISSEGEGTSFIVLLPLGKDHLKEDKIVDSTADTIDNESSFYLDKPNYLMDNLSDNETIEEGMDKDKSLPILLIVEDNKEVRTFIKNIFKTNYTVYEAENGQKALDIANKNSIDLIISDVMMPVMDGIELCSKIKTNILTSHIPVILLTAKTSEESQKSGYTTGADAYITKPFDTNLLEVRVNNILKSRKSLIEKFKIDTILEPKELTATSADEMFLQKAIDLIEQNMTNAEYTINDFISEMNMSRSVLYRKLKALTDQSITEFIRTIKLKRAGQLILKSQLSISEIAFDLGFNDLKHFRISFQKLFNELPSQYRANHADNSKTNASTDSEQDV from the coding sequence TTGAAGTTCAAGCATTTATCCCTAGAAGAAGGTTTGTCCCAAAGCTCCGTGATATGTGTATTGCAGGATCACAAAGGTTTTTTATGGTTTGGAACCAGAGACGGATTAAATCGATACGACGGATATACCTTCAAAAAATACCGATACAATTCCCAAGATTCGGGCAGTCTTAGCAACAGTTATATCAGGTTCTTGTATGAGGACGAATACAACAATTTATGGGTAGGAACCAATAATGGTTTAAACAAATATATTGCCGACAAAGACTCTTTTAAAAGATATAGCCAGAATTTAGGTAAAACCCAAAACGAATCGGCCAACGAAATTTGGAGCATTGTTTCATACAACAAAGATTATCTATGGTTAGGGACAGGTTTTGGTTTGAAAAAATTCGATACCAAAAAGGGTACATTTAGCCGTTATGACATTATCGACAATAAAAAAAAGGATTCAAATGATGTTACAAGGAATTTATTGAAAACCAGTGACGGTGCTTTATGGATTTGTACCAATACGGGTGTCGATTTTTATGACCCCAAAAGGAAAATAAAAATCCATTATTCGAATATTCGAAATGGTGCAAATAGTATTCCCATTGAATTTCCAATTATTTACCAGGATAATGATAAAAATTTATGGCTAGGGCATAGAGGAGGTTTGGCGCTTTTAAATAAAAAGAAGAATGTTTTCGAGCAATTTGTCCTGCCATCGGGTAGCGTTTTAAATATTGTTGCCGAAGTTAGGACTATTCAACAAGATTATTTAGGCAATTTATGGGTGGGCACTTACAATGGGCTTTATATAATGAACAGCAACAAAAGTTCGATTGTGCATACGCTTCACGACGAGAACAATCCATATAGTTTAAGTCAAAATTCTGTTTATAAAATATTTGAAGACAGCCAAGCCAATATTTGGGTAGGGACTTATGCTGGGGGAATTAATTTTTACGACCGAAGTTATGATTTGTTCAAGAATTTTTCTGCAGGAACCAACAATTCAAAACTGAATTACAAGGTGGTAAGTTCGATAATTGAAGACCCGGATCAAAATTTATGGATTGGAACAGAAGGCGGCGGCATCAATTTTTTGAACAGGAAAACGGGATTGTTCAATTATTACAAACACAATGATAACGACCCCAATAGCCTGAGTACCGACAATGTAAAATCGATAATTCAAACCAAAAGCGGAAATTTTTGGATTGGTACACACGATGGCGGTCTTAATTTTTTGAATCCAAAACAAAAACCTTTACAATTTAAAAAATATACAAGCATAGCCGGCGATAACAGGAGTTTAAGCAACAACAGGATTATTTCATTATTTGAAGATTACAAAAACAACATCTGGATTGGTACTTCTGGAGGAGGAATTAATGTGTTGGAGAATGACTCAAAATCCATCACAAGAATACAGGATCCTTCAGAATATATTGGTGCCATTATTTTTTCCATTACAAAAACTTCCGACAATAATGTTTTATTAATCGCTGGAAATAAAGGGCTGGCCAAAGTTAATTGTACTACCCGTAAAATGACCCCCATTCATTATAAAGTTAAAAAGGATTTGTACAACACAAGCGCGACACTTTATGCTTACGAAGATGCCAATAAAAACCTTTGGATTGCCACGGAAGGTGATGGTTTGTATTATTACAATACGGCTTCCAAAAAAAGTTCAAAATACGGAATTCCCCAAGGATTGCCCAACGAGGTTATTTATGGAATCTTGGCGGATGATTACAATAATCTATGGATCAGTACCAATCATGGTTTAAGTCGTTTTAATTTCACGTCCCATCAATTTAAAAATTTTGATGTTTCCGATGGGCTTTTGGGGAATGAATTCAATTACGGCTCTTTCTTAAAACTGAAAAATGGCAACCTGATGTTTGGCGGGGAAAATGGAATCAATTTTTTCAACCCCAACAGCATTGTTGAAAATGCATTTATTCCTCCGGTTTACATAGCATCGATTCTTGTAAACAATAAGCCGTTTTTAGAAAAAAATGAGGCTGAAAATGAAATTGAACTCAAGTACAATCAAAATGATTTTAGTTTCAATTTTGTGGCTTTAAGTTACTCGCAACCCAACAAAAATCAGTATGCCTACAAATTGGAAGGATTTGACAAAGATTGGATTTATATAGGAAACAAAAAATCGGCAACCTATACCAACATTGATGCCGGGGACTATGTATTTAAAGTCAAAGCCTCCAACAGTGATGGATTATGGAATGAAAAAGGAGATTCGATCAATGTTAGAATACTTCCAGCGCCGTGGAGAACTTGGTGGGCTTATCTTATTTATTTAATGCTCTTTATCGCAGCCTTATTGGTTATCAGAAAGTACAGTTTGTTGCGAATTCACGAAAAAAATGAATTAAAACAAGAACGCCTTGAAAAAGAAAAAATAGAAGAAATCAACCAATTGAAATTGCAGTTGTTTACCAATATTTCACACGATTTCCGTACGCCGTTAACCTTGATTATTGGGCCTTTGGAACGAATGTTGGCCAAAAAAATGGGAAATGCTTTCATTCAAGAACAGCACGAGACGATGCATAGAAATGCCAGCGTATTGCTCCAGCTAGTGAATCAGTTGCTGGATTTTAGAAAAAGCGAATCGGGTAAATTGCAACTGAAAGCTTCCAAAAACAATATTGTTCCTTTTGTGGAAAACATAAAACTCTCTTTTGAGGAATTGGCCAAAGAAAAGCAGATCAAGTATTCCTTTCAAGCATCGAGTCAAGATATTGAAGTCTGGTTCGACACCATCAATCTAAAAAAAGTAATATACAATTTGCTGTCCAATGCGTTCAAGTTTACGCCGAATGGAGGTGAAATATCCATTGCGTTATCGACCACAGTTGCAAACAATAAAAGAGGAAATCCTACAAATTTCTTGGAACTGGTAATTCGAGACAGCGGAAAAGGCATTCCCCAAAAGAACCTGAAATACATTTTTGATCGATTCTATCGATTGGAAGAAGACGAAAATGTGCGATCCGGAACAGGAACAGGCATAGGTTTGGCCTTGGCAAAAAACATCGTAAAACTTCATAAAGGAATCATCAAAGCCATAAGCAGCGAAGGGGAAGGCACCTCATTTATCGTGTTGTTGCCTTTGGGAAAAGACCATTTGAAAGAAGATAAAATTGTGGACAGCACTGCAGATACCATTGATAATGAGAGTTCGTTTTACTTGGACAAACCCAATTATTTGATGGACAATTTGTCGGACAACGAAACAATTGAAGAAGGAATGGATAAGGACAAATCGCTTCCAATACTATTGATAGTGGAGGACAACAAAGAAGTGAGAACATTCATCAAGAATATATTTAAGACCAATTATACTGTTTATGAAGCTGAAAATGGACAAAAAGCCCTGGATATTGCGAACAAAAACAGTATCGATTTAATTATCAGTGACGTCATGATGCCGGTAATGGATGGTATTGAATTATGCTCCAAAATCAAGACCAATATTTTAACGAGTCATATTCCGGTAATACTCTTGACGGCCAAAACTTCCGAAGAATCCCAAAAATCGGGTTATACGACGGGGGCTGATGCTTACATAACAAAACCTTTTGATACAAACTTGCTGGAAGTTCGAGTAAACAACATATTAAAATCCAGAAAGAGTCTTATTGAAAAATTCAAGATAGACACGATTCTGGAACCTAAAGAACTAACGGCGACTTCTGCCGATGAAATGTTTTTGCAAAAGGCCATTGATTTAATAGAACAAAACATGACCAACGCAGAGTACACCATCAATGATTTCATCTCTGAAATGAACATGAGTCGTTCCGTGTTATACAGAAAATTAAAAGCATTAACCGATCAGTCCATAACAGAGTTTATAAGAACCATTAAACTAAAAAGGGCAGGCCAGTTAATCTTGAAATCCCAATTGAGCATTTCGGAAATTGCCTTCGATCTTGGTTTTAACGATTTAAAACATTTCAGGATATCCTTTCAAAAATTATTTAACGAATTGCCTTCGCAATACCGAGCCAACCACGCCGACAATTCAAAAACGAATGCTTCCACCGATTCGGAACAAGATGTTTAA
- a CDS encoding SusC/RagA family TonB-linked outer membrane protein, whose protein sequence is MITAFLLLAAPVVMNAQNKLITGKVTDDHNGTLPGVTVTIKGTQKGTLTDSDGKYSIKVNATDILVYSFMGYESSTLAVGNKSVINISLKSSTTGLEEVVVVGYGTIKRKDITGSVSNVAVNEIQMAPVRSIDEALAGRAAGVQVTSSDGQPGASTNIVIRGNNSVTQNNSPLYVIDGFLIENPDNNIINPNDVESINILKDASATAIYGARGANGVIVITTKKGKKGAPVFNFDTSYGFQENLKTMDLMDPYEFVKYQIELDPTPVSGNAYKSPTQVYLTDGKTLDYYKTVEGIDWQDKVTETAPIKNYNLSIRGGNENTKYAFSGSVTDQDGIIINSNYKRYQGRLVVDQNLSKKVKIGINTNYSHLEQSGASPSISTASATTNIMVSVWGSRPVYNGEVSDDQLQDPDVNPANDYRVNPYLNLQNLYRLKTTNNLNSNAYLEYLILPELKFRTSSGIIENRVENDLFNNSQTQYGYPGSANGINGSIQYSQFSNWLNENTLTWNKKFNKKHTINAVGGFTIQKQKSKTYGTSANQIPADKEDLGLDGLQYGTQLRVDTFESLWSMASFLARVNYNYASKYYFTASMRADGSSKFPTENHWGYFPSAALSWTFKNEKFLKNSKILSDGKIRTSYGKTGNNRVGDFDYLTIYYNPISNSYVFNNQYVSGTVATNLGNSKLKWETTEQKDIGLDLGFLKQRITLSIDAYSKKTIDLLLSANLPLSSGFSTALKNVGQMQNQGLEFTLDTKNIDTKNFSWTSSFNISFNKSKVLALNDNQTNLQSSIPWDNIWQNVPAYIAKVGSPLGEMYGYISDGTYKYDDFNNNNGIYTLKPEITTNGNTRANIQPGDIKYKDLNGDGVVNSSDYTVIGHGLPKNTGGFSNNFRYKGFDLNVFFQWSYGNDILNANRILFEGNTKSLTYFNQFASYENRWTPENPNSDIFRTKGFYGGGYSSQFVEDGSYLRLKTVSFGYNLDTNFLRKMHLKAMRVYCSGQNLATWTKYSGGDPEVNTYNSALTSGFDFSAYPRARVISFGTNISF, encoded by the coding sequence ATGATTACTGCCTTTCTGCTTTTAGCTGCTCCAGTTGTCATGAACGCACAAAACAAATTAATTACCGGAAAAGTCACCGATGACCATAATGGAACACTTCCAGGAGTGACAGTTACAATCAAAGGAACCCAAAAAGGAACCTTGACCGACAGTGATGGGAAATATTCCATTAAGGTCAATGCTACTGACATACTGGTTTATTCATTTATGGGATATGAGTCAAGTACCCTTGCAGTGGGCAACAAAAGTGTCATCAATATCTCTTTAAAGTCATCGACTACCGGACTTGAGGAAGTAGTTGTAGTGGGTTATGGCACCATAAAAAGAAAGGATATCACTGGTTCAGTTTCTAACGTAGCCGTAAATGAAATACAAATGGCTCCGGTACGCTCTATTGACGAAGCCCTAGCCGGACGTGCTGCCGGTGTACAGGTAACCTCGTCAGACGGACAACCAGGAGCTTCAACTAATATTGTGATTAGAGGGAACAACTCTGTTACTCAAAACAACTCTCCTTTGTACGTAATTGATGGATTTTTAATTGAAAACCCGGATAACAATATAATCAACCCAAATGATGTTGAATCCATCAATATCTTGAAAGATGCCTCGGCAACAGCTATATATGGAGCCAGAGGTGCCAATGGCGTAATCGTGATTACAACAAAAAAAGGTAAAAAAGGGGCACCGGTATTTAACTTCGACACCTCATACGGTTTTCAAGAGAATCTAAAAACAATGGATTTAATGGATCCCTATGAATTTGTAAAATACCAAATAGAATTAGATCCTACACCGGTTTCTGGAAACGCTTATAAATCTCCTACCCAAGTGTATTTGACCGATGGAAAAACATTGGACTATTACAAAACTGTTGAAGGTATCGATTGGCAAGACAAAGTGACTGAAACTGCTCCAATTAAAAATTACAATCTATCCATTAGAGGAGGAAACGAAAACACAAAATATGCCTTTTCAGGATCTGTAACTGACCAAGATGGAATTATAATTAATTCCAACTATAAACGATATCAAGGTAGATTGGTGGTAGATCAAAATTTGTCCAAGAAAGTAAAAATTGGAATTAATACTAATTATAGCCACTTAGAACAATCAGGAGCAAGTCCTTCCATATCCACAGCTAGTGCAACGACCAATATTATGGTATCTGTTTGGGGATCCAGGCCTGTTTATAATGGCGAAGTTTCCGATGACCAATTACAGGATCCAGACGTAAATCCTGCCAATGATTATCGCGTAAATCCATACCTTAATTTACAAAACCTATACCGTTTAAAAACCACGAATAATTTAAACTCCAATGCTTATTTAGAATATCTTATTCTTCCTGAACTAAAATTTAGAACGAGTAGCGGAATCATCGAAAACAGGGTAGAAAATGACCTCTTCAACAACTCACAAACACAGTACGGATATCCCGGCAGTGCAAATGGAATAAATGGATCCATTCAATATTCCCAATTTAGCAATTGGTTAAATGAAAACACGCTGACCTGGAATAAAAAATTCAATAAAAAACATACCATAAATGCCGTGGGAGGTTTTACAATACAAAAACAAAAAAGTAAAACTTACGGCACAAGTGCCAACCAAATTCCAGCCGACAAAGAAGATTTAGGATTAGACGGGCTACAATATGGTACCCAATTAAGGGTAGATACATTCGAATCACTTTGGAGCATGGCTTCCTTCTTGGCCAGGGTAAATTATAATTATGCCTCCAAATATTATTTTACGGCCTCCATGAGAGCAGATGGTTCGTCAAAATTCCCTACTGAAAACCATTGGGGATATTTCCCTTCGGCAGCTCTGTCTTGGACATTTAAAAACGAAAAATTCCTTAAAAACAGCAAAATCCTTTCCGACGGTAAAATACGTACCAGTTATGGAAAAACTGGAAACAACAGAGTGGGCGATTTTGATTACTTGACTATCTATTACAACCCAATTAGCAATAGTTACGTTTTTAATAATCAATATGTTTCTGGAACAGTTGCCACCAATTTAGGAAATTCAAAATTAAAATGGGAAACAACAGAACAAAAAGACATTGGACTTGATTTGGGTTTTCTCAAACAACGAATTACTCTTTCAATAGATGCTTACAGCAAAAAAACAATCGATTTATTGTTAAGCGCTAATCTTCCATTGTCATCCGGTTTTAGTACCGCCCTAAAAAATGTGGGCCAGATGCAAAATCAAGGACTTGAGTTTACTCTTGATACTAAAAACATTGACACAAAAAATTTCTCATGGACGAGTTCCTTTAATATCTCCTTCAACAAAAGTAAAGTGTTGGCTTTAAATGATAATCAAACAAACTTGCAAAGTAGCATTCCTTGGGATAATATATGGCAAAACGTTCCTGCCTATATTGCAAAAGTAGGGTCGCCATTAGGTGAAATGTACGGATATATATCTGACGGAACCTACAAATATGACGATTTCAACAATAACAATGGAATTTATACCTTAAAACCAGAAATCACAACAAATGGGAATACCAGAGCCAATATTCAACCTGGAGACATCAAATACAAAGATTTGAATGGTGACGGCGTTGTCAATTCATCTGATTATACGGTTATTGGTCACGGTTTACCAAAAAATACTGGTGGATTTAGCAATAATTTCAGATACAAAGGCTTTGACTTAAACGTATTTTTTCAATGGTCTTATGGAAATGACATTTTAAATGCAAACCGTATTCTTTTTGAAGGAAACACTAAAAGCCTTACCTATTTCAATCAATTTGCCAGCTACGAAAATAGATGGACTCCCGAAAACCCAAATTCCGACATTTTCCGAACCAAAGGTTTTTACGGAGGAGGTTATTCCTCTCAATTTGTTGAAGACGGTTCTTACTTGAGACTGAAAACAGTTTCTTTTGGTTACAATCTGGATACCAACTTTTTAAGAAAAATGCATCTAAAAGCAATGAGAGTATACTGTTCTGGTCAAAACTTGGCAACTTGGACAAAATATTCAGGTGGAGATCCCGAAGTCAATACATACAATTCGGCTTTAACTTCTGGATTTGATTTTTCTGCTTATCCCAGAGCACGTGTCATTTCTTTTGGAACAAACATCAGTTTTTAA